The Methanobrevibacter arboriphilus JCM 13429 = DSM 1125 genome window below encodes:
- a CDS encoding glutamate synthase-related protein → MPFKVEKDLMLCKRNFNRPGCCWYLCDDRDENICNKCFSCLNNCPHGVYEVINGDPYPVHTKNCVGCRICEEMCPNNAINVSAVANDKRGIWSYDTLNEISRKSNQGSYKIRSTGSVRSLPTFDDLVITPAQVSRPPIDKYREPCRTDVVLGSRFAEKPLKLDTPVMIGAMSFGALSKEAKMALAIGSTIAGTATNTGEGGMLPEERKLANKLIAQYASGRFGVSADYLNNADAVEIKIGQGAKSGMGGHLLGEKVTAEVSKIRNIPEGADALSPARHMDIVGPEDLSMKISQLREITNWQVPIMVKFAAGRVADDVKIAAKGGADIIVVDGMQGGTGAGPDVIMEHAGIPTLAAIVEADKALKEVNLRSSVDLVAGGGIRNGADLAKAIALGADAVYIATAALVAIGCKTCQMCFKGNCRKGIATQNIQLRHRLDYKQKGVQVARYIKAMTEEACMLVQQGGNTHITKIEKQDLKSLTLEASALTGVGMAGSN, encoded by the coding sequence ATGCCTTTTAAAGTTGAAAAAGACTTAATGTTATGTAAAAGAAATTTTAATCGCCCTGGGTGTTGTTGGTATTTGTGTGATGATAGAGATGAAAATATTTGTAATAAATGTTTTTCTTGTTTAAACAATTGTCCTCATGGTGTTTATGAAGTGATTAATGGGGATCCCTATCCAGTTCATACTAAAAATTGTGTTGGTTGTAGGATATGTGAAGAAATGTGTCCTAATAATGCGATTAATGTTAGTGCTGTAGCTAATGATAAACGAGGAATATGGTCTTATGATACTCTTAATGAAATTTCAAGAAAATCAAATCAGGGTTCTTATAAAATTAGGAGTACTGGATCTGTAAGATCTCTTCCTACATTTGATGATTTAGTTATTACTCCTGCTCAGGTTTCAAGACCTCCTATTGATAAATATCGTGAACCTTGTAGGACTGATGTTGTTTTAGGTAGTAGATTTGCTGAAAAACCACTTAAACTTGATACTCCTGTTATGATTGGGGCAATGTCCTTTGGAGCTCTTAGTAAAGAAGCTAAAATGGCTTTAGCTATTGGTTCTACTATTGCAGGAACTGCTACTAATACTGGTGAAGGTGGAATGCTTCCAGAAGAAAGAAAATTAGCTAATAAATTAATTGCTCAGTATGCTTCTGGTCGTTTTGGAGTTTCTGCTGACTACTTAAATAATGCTGATGCTGTTGAGATTAAGATTGGTCAAGGTGCTAAATCTGGAATGGGTGGGCATCTTTTAGGTGAAAAAGTCACTGCTGAAGTTTCAAAAATTAGAAATATTCCTGAAGGTGCTGATGCTCTTTCACCAGCTAGACATATGGATATTGTTGGTCCAGAAGATCTTAGTATGAAAATTTCTCAACTTAGGGAAATTACTAACTGGCAAGTTCCTATTATGGTTAAGTTTGCTGCTGGACGTGTTGCTGATGATGTTAAAATAGCTGCTAAAGGTGGAGCTGATATTATTGTTGTTGATGGTATGCAGGGAGGTACTGGTGCAGGTCCCGATGTTATAATGGAACATGCAGGAATACCTACATTAGCTGCTATTGTCGAAGCTGATAAAGCACTTAAAGAAGTTAATCTTAGAAGTAGTGTTGATCTTGTTGCTGGTGGTGGAATTAGAAATGGTGCAGATTTAGCAAAAGCTATTGCTCTTGGTGCTGATGCAGTTTATATAGCTACTGCTGCTTTAGTTGCTATTGGTTGTAAAACTTGTCAAATGTGCTTTAAAGGGAATTGTAGAAAAGGTATTGCTACTCAAAATATACAATTACGCCATAGACTTGATTATAAACAAAAAGGAGTTCAAGTTGCTAGATACATTAAAGCTATGACTGAAGAAGCTTGTATGTTAGTTCAACAAGGCGGTAATACTCATATTACTAAAATTGAAAAACAAGATCTTAAATCTTTGACACTCGAAGCTTCTGCTTTAACTGGTGTGGGGATGGCAGGTTCTAATTAG
- the endA gene encoding tRNA-intron lyase: protein MRGCLTDEIVTITIKEDLNQKAISLNQKSFFGKLEDGFLELSLIEAFYLMENGRLNIYNVDSDEKLEINYIREIIKKKGNYAKYCVYKDLKDRGYIIKTGFKYGSEFRLYERGKSPGDGHSEYLVKIIHEDYDINALDFASYVRVSHGVKKSLLMAVVDDEEDITYYKIEWTRP from the coding sequence ATGCGCGGCTGCTTAACTGATGAAATAGTGACTATAACTATTAAAGAAGATCTTAATCAAAAAGCTATTTCTCTTAATCAGAAAAGTTTTTTTGGAAAGCTTGAAGATGGTTTTCTTGAACTTTCTCTTATTGAGGCTTTTTATTTAATGGAAAATGGAAGGTTGAATATTTATAATGTAGATTCTGATGAAAAATTAGAAATAAATTATATTAGGGAGATTATCAAGAAAAAAGGAAACTATGCAAAATACTGCGTGTATAAGGATTTAAAAGATAGGGGATACATCATAAAAACTGGTTTCAAGTATGGTTCTGAATTTAGACTTTATGAAAGGGGAAAGTCTCCAGGTGATGGTCATTCTGAATATCTTGTAAAAATTATACATGAAGATTATGATATTAATGCTTTAGACTTTGCTAGCTATGTAAGAGTATCTCATGGTGTTAAAAAAAGCCTTTTAATGGCTGTTGTAGATGATGAAGAGGATATTACTTACTATAAAATAGAATGGACTAGGCCTTAA
- a CDS encoding stage II sporulation protein M produces the protein MKSAFSENKFIILFSTLLFVIPMLLGYFFAPYISEAMNPVINSFRERVQQGDIQLTHDSIFFNNVYVGIILYCGAITFGLLTASVLISNGVFIGYFATKMPLYSFLLLTLPHGIFEIPAIILAGSSGFIMFKFLIEFFKGIIKPVITNNEVNLSIKNRITNSLNNNINRLTQSLVLLGFSVVLFIIAAFIEAYLTIGIARLFMIF, from the coding sequence TTGAAGAGTGCATTTTCAGAGAATAAATTTATAATCTTATTTTCAACATTGTTATTTGTTATTCCAATGCTTTTGGGATACTTCTTTGCACCTTATATTTCAGAAGCTATGAATCCTGTGATTAATTCTTTTCGTGAAAGAGTTCAACAAGGAGATATCCAATTAACTCATGATTCAATATTTTTTAATAATGTATATGTTGGTATAATATTATATTGTGGAGCTATAACCTTTGGTTTGCTAACTGCTTCTGTTTTAATTTCCAATGGTGTTTTTATTGGATATTTTGCGACTAAAATGCCTTTGTATTCATTTTTACTTTTAACATTACCTCATGGAATATTTGAAATTCCTGCTATTATTCTTGCAGGCTCAAGTGGATTTATCATGTTTAAATTCTTAATTGAATTTTTTAAAGGTATTATTAAACCAGTTATTACTAATAATGAGGTTAATCTATCAATAAAAAATAGGATAACTAATTCTTTAAATAATAATATAAATAGATTAACTCAATCTTTAGTTCTATTAGGCTTTTCAGTTGTATTATTTATAATAGCTGCATTTATAGAGGCTTATCTTACTATAGGCATAGCTAGACTTTTCATGATCTTCTAA
- a CDS encoding MATE family efflux transporter, producing MNRDKKDQNKGINKKDTNSSNTCNNIENSNTDNNIENISTGSNIDNINVDNSIDNNDVGNEDFGETEGVSTILGDPKKAILKLSGPMIIAMMITSLYNLIDGVWVAGLGQNALAAIGFITPIFMVVIGFSNGLGAGATAVISRFIGEGSKDKANNAAIHIILLTIIFTIIIMVSLGLFLRPILEMLGAGVTVDLALAYGNIVFAGSIFIVFTAAAYGILRAEGNVKKTTYAMSLGAILNIILDPLFIYTWGYGIAGAGIATVLSMAVSSFIILYWFKKDTYIRISLKFFNFSKDILKKILSVGIPAGAEFLIMAILAGSLNMILVSVSGADAVAIYSSGWRVLMIAIVPIISVSISVVAIVGASFGARRYENFSIIQNYSIKIGTIISIITAVSTFIFAPYIAMLFTYSPETAALNGPITDFLRVMALFYLFVPMGSTAASIFQGVGKGLDSFMLTAIRELLLVVVFAYILAIPLGMGQYGVWWGIVIGNIIGSLIALIWSKLYIKKVVTIKGGENEALE from the coding sequence ATGAATCGGGATAAAAAAGATCAAAACAAAGGAATTAACAAAAAAGATACTAATAGTAGTAATACTTGTAATAATATTGAGAATAGTAATACTGATAATAATATTGAAAATATTAGTACTGGAAGTAATATTGATAATATTAATGTTGATAATAGTATTGACAATAATGATGTTGGTAATGAAGATTTTGGAGAAACTGAAGGTGTTTCTACTATTCTTGGAGATCCAAAAAAAGCTATATTAAAGTTGTCTGGACCAATGATTATAGCTATGATGATTACTTCATTATACAATCTCATAGATGGTGTATGGGTAGCTGGACTTGGTCAAAATGCACTTGCTGCTATTGGTTTTATAACACCTATATTCATGGTAGTTATTGGTTTTTCAAATGGTCTTGGTGCTGGAGCTACTGCTGTTATATCAAGATTTATAGGTGAAGGAAGTAAAGATAAAGCTAATAATGCTGCAATACATATAATATTGCTTACAATAATATTCACAATTATAATAATGGTTTCTTTAGGCTTGTTTTTAAGGCCTATTCTTGAAATGCTTGGTGCAGGAGTTACTGTTGACCTTGCACTTGCCTATGGTAATATTGTCTTTGCAGGGTCTATATTTATTGTATTTACAGCAGCTGCTTATGGAATACTTCGTGCAGAAGGAAATGTTAAAAAAACTACTTATGCAATGTCTTTAGGAGCTATTCTCAATATAATTCTCGATCCTTTATTTATATATACTTGGGGTTATGGAATTGCAGGTGCAGGTATTGCAACTGTGTTATCAATGGCTGTTTCAAGTTTCATTATTCTTTATTGGTTTAAGAAGGATACTTACATTAGAATATCCTTAAAATTTTTTAATTTCAGTAAAGATATTTTAAAAAAGATTCTATCTGTTGGTATTCCTGCTGGTGCTGAGTTTTTAATCATGGCAATACTTGCAGGTTCTTTAAACATGATTTTAGTATCTGTTTCTGGAGCTGATGCTGTGGCTATTTATTCATCTGGTTGGAGAGTTCTCATGATAGCTATTGTTCCAATAATATCCGTATCTATTTCTGTTGTAGCTATTGTTGGAGCTTCATTTGGTGCTAGAAGATATGAAAATTTCAGTATTATTCAAAACTACTCTATTAAAATTGGAACTATAATATCTATTATTACAGCTGTATCTACATTTATTTTTGCACCATATATAGCAATGTTATTTACATATTCTCCTGAAACTGCTGCTTTAAATGGTCCTATTACTGATTTTTTGAGAGTAATGGCTCTGTTTTACCTTTTTGTTCCAATGGGTTCAACTGCAGCTTCTATTTTCCAAGGTGTTGGTAAAGGATTGGATTCTTTCATGCTTACAGCTATAAGGGAGTTATTGCTTGTTGTAGTATTTGCTTATATATTAGCTATTCCTCTTGGAATGGGTCAATATGGTGTATGGTGGGGAATTGTAATTGGAAATATAATTGGGAGTTTAATAGCACTGATATGGTCTAAATTATATATAAAAAAAGTTGTAACTATTAAAGGTGGGGAAAATGAAGCTTTAGAATAA
- a CDS encoding tryptophan--tRNA ligase: MIDPWASSSVDYDKLVNKFGIKKFSSVLKDIEDPLPLMKRGVIFGHRDFEKIIPLVNKNKEFAVVSGMMPSGKMHIGHKMVVDQLKWYLKKGGNLSLPIADMESYGARGIDFNQAKEMAVTEYLSNYIALGLDLTDENVLVYLQSEHNPVKNLAFELSKKTNFNELKAIYGFSPSTSISHLYAPIVQVADILLPQIEEYGGPKHVVVPVGVDQDPHIRLTRDISDKFKSKYGFIPPSSTYHRFLTGLTGGKMSSSDPKTAIYLNDSPKEAEKKVKSAKTGGRESLEEQKKLGGCPDQCVVYEMLVYHLIDDDAELKNVYENCKNGTLLCGECKTITAEKMKKFFEKLADKREKSLEIAKTLL, translated from the coding sequence TTGATTGACCCATGGGCATCATCATCAGTTGATTATGATAAATTAGTAAATAAATTTGGAATAAAAAAATTTTCCAGTGTTTTAAAAGATATTGAAGATCCATTACCTCTCATGAAAAGAGGAGTTATATTTGGGCATAGGGATTTTGAGAAAATAATTCCTTTAGTAAACAAAAATAAAGAATTTGCTGTTGTTTCAGGTATGATGCCAAGTGGAAAGATGCATATAGGTCATAAAATGGTTGTAGATCAACTTAAATGGTATCTAAAAAAGGGTGGGAATTTATCTTTACCTATAGCTGATATGGAATCATATGGTGCAAGAGGGATTGATTTTAATCAGGCAAAAGAAATGGCTGTTACAGAATACTTATCTAATTATATTGCCCTTGGGCTTGATTTAACTGATGAAAATGTTTTAGTTTATTTACAGTCAGAACATAATCCTGTTAAAAATTTAGCTTTTGAATTGTCTAAAAAAACTAATTTCAATGAATTAAAAGCTATATATGGGTTTTCTCCATCTACAAGTATATCTCATTTATACGCTCCTATTGTTCAGGTAGCTGATATTTTACTTCCTCAAATAGAGGAGTATGGTGGTCCAAAACATGTTGTTGTTCCTGTTGGTGTAGATCAAGATCCTCATATAAGATTAACTCGTGATATTTCTGATAAATTTAAATCTAAATATGGTTTTATTCCTCCTTCTTCTACATATCATAGATTCCTTACAGGCCTCACTGGAGGTAAGATGTCAAGTAGTGATCCAAAAACAGCTATTTACTTAAATGATTCTCCAAAAGAAGCTGAAAAGAAAGTTAAATCAGCTAAAACTGGTGGTCGTGAAAGTTTAGAAGAGCAAAAAAAACTTGGTGGTTGTCCTGATCAGTGTGTTGTTTATGAAATGTTAGTATATCATTTAATCGATGATGATGCTGAACTTAAAAATGTTTATGAGAATTGTAAAAATGGAACTTTGCTTTGTGGAGAATGTAAAACAATTACTGCAGAAAAAATGAAAAAATTCTTTGAAAAATTAGCTGATAAGAGAGAAAAGTCATTAGAAATTGCAAAGACCCTTTTATAA
- a CDS encoding DUF2115 domain-containing protein has product MFKELNEFKSMKNILKKDLMEAIKELANKISVHDLMLATVILREEGKYVQSSYREGYLEIYIKYFIMRIKDVKEDKNYYNSKISNESDFLEAIELLETQNKNKELYKNENDKFPLIYTIISLYTTFILNEPIHPIGTPFPGNLKVTYENGTYFCPVKDKQKENPNAVCKFCIAKQSDF; this is encoded by the coding sequence ATGTTTAAAGAACTTAATGAATTTAAATCAATGAAAAACATTTTAAAGAAAGATTTAATGGAAGCTATTAAAGAATTAGCTAATAAAATTTCTGTTCATGACCTTATGTTAGCTACTGTAATATTAAGAGAAGAAGGAAAATATGTTCAATCAAGTTACAGAGAAGGATACTTGGAAATCTATATAAAATATTTTATTATGAGAATAAAAGATGTAAAAGAAGATAAAAATTATTATAATTCAAAAATATCTAATGAATCTGATTTTTTAGAAGCTATTGAATTATTAGAAACACAAAATAAAAATAAAGAATTATATAAAAATGAAAATGATAAATTTCCCCTAATTTATACAATAATCAGTTTATATACTACTTTCATATTAAATGAACCAATACATCCCATTGGAACTCCTTTTCCAGGGAATTTAAAAGTTACTTATGAAAATGGAACTTATTTTTGTCCTGTAAAAGACAAACAAAAAGAAAATCCAAATGCAGTTTGTAAATTCTGCATAGCCAAGCAATCTGATTTTTAA
- the npdG gene encoding NADPH-dependent F420 reductase — protein sequence MKIAIIGGTGDQGLGLALRYAKSGEDVVIGSRKAEKAENAVAEIENLLGKTNIENLEGLSNPDATIIADIIILTVPLQAQKATLDSIKDYLDGKIIIDATASLSSNIGGFPTEFIEVWEGSAAERTAAILKDKDVSIVSAYSNICSSSLMDHEEEIDCDCLVCGDDDESKLKAIELVNKLPGVNAIDCGSLSRTRIVEKITPLLIGLNIKNRVHHAGIRITGLDKK from the coding sequence ATGAAAATTGCTATTATAGGTGGAACTGGAGATCAAGGATTAGGATTAGCTTTGCGATATGCCAAAAGTGGCGAAGATGTTGTTATTGGTTCAAGAAAAGCTGAAAAAGCTGAAAATGCTGTCGCTGAAATTGAAAATCTTTTAGGTAAGACAAATATTGAAAATTTAGAAGGCTTGAGTAATCCTGATGCAACAATTATTGCAGATATAATTATATTGACTGTGCCTCTTCAAGCTCAAAAAGCTACTTTAGACAGTATAAAAGATTATTTGGATGGTAAAATTATCATTGATGCAACTGCATCACTAAGTTCTAATATTGGAGGATTCCCAACTGAATTTATAGAAGTTTGGGAAGGTTCTGCAGCTGAAAGGACTGCAGCTATTTTAAAAGATAAAGATGTAAGTATTGTGTCTGCATATAGTAATATTTGTTCCTCAAGTTTAATGGATCATGAAGAAGAAATTGATTGTGATTGTTTAGTTTGTGGAGATGATGATGAATCTAAATTAAAAGCAATTGAACTTGTTAATAAACTTCCAGGAGTTAATGCAATTGATTGTGGATCTTTATCAAGAACTAGAATTGTTGAAAAAATTACTCCTTTGTTAATAGGTCTTAATATCAAAAATAGAGTTCATCATGCAGGAATCAGGATAACTGGTTTAGATAAAAAATAG